Genomic DNA from Garra rufa chromosome 22, GarRuf1.0, whole genome shotgun sequence:
accaagcctgcatttatttgatcgaaaatataacaaaagcagtaatattattgtgaaatatttttactatttatttataataactactacaacatgacaaagaatcgtgataatattgtgatatttaaaaaaaaaaatcttgatatgatatttttgccatatcgcatatcacacaaatgaagatattttggatgaagtgTAGTAAAGGCATTGATAAAACAGTCCATTTgaggttcaactgtaatgttccaaagctacgagaatactttttccgcacaaagaaaactaaaataaagatTTAAGTCGGTCCTTGACAGGCGTTCACAAAAGTAGTTTAATAACTTCTAACTTGTGATATCTCCGCAGAACTTCTCAAGGAGGCTATGAAGCTCACAGAGTGTGAACAGGTACGTCTAGATGGTCCTGCATTTTCTTTTTTATCATTTATAGTGAATAAAATTGACTACGAGATGTTTCTTTCCCACATAGGCTCGCTTGTCTCTGGAGCTTCAGCGGGACAGTCACGTCAAGCAGCAGAGGCTGATCGAGGAGCAGTGGAAGCGAGCGAAGCGAGAGGACAAGCCCAGAACGCTCCAGCACGTCCTCGCCTCAGACAAGACGCCACGCCGCCACCTAACAACAGACGTCTCCCAACCCTCTGAACGTGAGTACGACACCTGGCTGTACCTCTTAAAGAACAAAGGCACTGTCCCAGAGCCCTGCGCAGGCAGTAAAGCCCAGAAAGACGACAAAACCCGACTAGAAGAGCAGCAGACCACCATCGACGACCTACGCAACCTGGTGGACCGACTGGTGTCCGAAAACGAACAGCTGAAAAGGGAGAACGAGCAGCTGCGGACGGAGAACTCGAGGCTGAAGAAGGAACCCTACGCCGACGCCGACTTCGTGGAGCGGTCGGAGCTCTGGGTGCTTCCGCAGACGGCCGAGGAACGCAAGGCCAAGGACATTCCCATCCCACAGCTCCCTCCGCTGGAGATGCCCACTCAGGAGATCCCTCTGGAAGACCTGCCCGGCCTGGAGCTTCCCGAGGACATCCAGCAGGAGCTGCGGGAGCTGCTGGACGGGGAGAAGCTGTGACCGCTCACGCACCAAAGGGAGACTTCCGTCGCCATCGCGGGCCAGCGAAATGAAGGTTCACGACTTCTCAGTGGCGCCCCAATGCAGTCGGATATACAAAGAAAGACGACTCTTTTTGAAGTACGTGTGCCTTTTTGAACATTTCTAACttgttttttttgatgaagtacgAGTGAAAAGGGACACCGGAGATGCTGTCGAGCAGAACTTTTTATCAGCAGGTGAAAATCTTGCAAAATCCCACTTGGAATCGAAAACTATTTCCTACACAGACACTGTGAACTGCAttcataatgtgtgtgtgtgtttgtgtgagtgagtgtgtgaggGTTTTGTGCAGTATCTGTTGATCAACACCATCGACGTCGTGGTTATGCAGTTTGAGTCGTCCGTCAACAGCGCAGATTTAGGGCATAGAGGAAGCCAAGAGGCCTCGATGCAATTAGTTATGCATTCTGTTTGCGTACACTGATAACCAGCTTGCAGCACTTGTTTTGCCTTATTGCAATTAGTACGAAGCCCAGTCACGATGTCATCTCTGGACGATCTGTAGCAACACAAACAGCCGTGGATTATTTACAGGATAAGGGACTATGAGAGCGGAACTGTAAGCAATAATCATGTCAAGTGCTACAGAGTCACTCATGGTTTAGTTGTTTCTCATCTTCGCTGGCTCCTCTCTTTGGACCCGTGTGAAGTCTGGATGATTTTGATGCTTGGTTTGTACCGTGCTCATCAATGGAGGATTCGCGGTGTTAATATTTTCAGGTAACTGATTGCACAATCATACCTTGCTCTAACAATAATCCAGGTTCACTCCTCACACTAATCACAAGCTACCGACATGTGCCAGACGCGCCTGGGAAGAGATGAATTCGTGGCTCGTATTTGTCATGAAGAGGGAACCAAATCCACATTTTGctctttttattgttgttgttattattattattttgttttaattctaTGTTTAATTACTGGTTTACCACAGTAATCAGGGTGCATCAGATTGTTTTGTTCTTTtacgttttgttttgtgatgtaaAAATCAATGAAAATCATATGACGAAAGTGTTTCGATGCATGAATGGCTGTTCTGCAGTAGCTGTACGTATATGATTAAGATATTGAGAACGAGAATTTATGTAATTCTTTTGTGAGTTTACTTGTTCTGACAAGCATTAAAGATTTTAACAAGTGGCAGCATAAACATGTTTTGAGTTGTTTGTCCAGCTGCTTATGCACTATGTCTCCAGAAGAGTGTTCATTGCTTCATTGCTAAATTCGCACAGCAGCTCAACAGCCTCCTCTGGTGTTTAATCTGTGAATGACAAGTGGACAAAGTCCATTAGGTAGCAAATCCAGAATAGGACATTGattagtttgtaaaaaaaaaaagtaggcctTACATAATAAACAAGCACTAGAACTGATGTTTGGCTATTGGTTAACATGAAAAGTGATTATaagaatatatttcaaaataatcaaaaattggccaaactgctgtcccacaaccaaaaaaaacacatttaaaaagcattgaagtattcaaatcttttttttgtttactaagatccttttattatttattgaaacccacaataatatttatccctaacccctaaatttcaatttatgaaaatgatattgaactaatttttgcattttattccattgttttaaaaaatatctttttgatttttgtttttaaagtgaaGTTTAAAAAATGTCCCGCATTTTCATAATCcactggctgagactgattttaactacaccctgatataataatgaaataataatctCTTacagctacatggtgagtagataagcccaatcattttgaggtaaatgtgttcaaaagtctgaaaaaagaatgtcactactgaacaccatttttctgtattaattttttggggggaattattccataacatttagtttttcatATGTGTTCAGAACtctgctagctaaccatgtgtgGATTAGCATCTTTAaactaggttcaaaagtatctaaaattgtaacaactgaaacattttgtgaactttcagtttgtttttttcagtgttatcccattaaattgtcatgactgaaacatttggtgaagtttcagttgggggggtgttattccataaaattg
This window encodes:
- the nrbf2b gene encoding nuclear receptor-binding factor 2b, producing MEVLDSPLNLAHQQCRKADRLLAAGKFEDAISCHRKAAELLKEAMKLTECEQARLSLELQRDSHVKQQRLIEEQWKRAKREDKPRTLQHVLASDKTPRRHLTTDVSQPSEREYDTWLYLLKNKGTVPEPCAGSKAQKDDKTRLEEQQTTIDDLRNLVDRLVSENEQLKRENEQLRTENSRLKKEPYADADFVERSELWVLPQTAEERKAKDIPIPQLPPLEMPTQEIPLEDLPGLELPEDIQQELRELLDGEKL